From the genome of Diachasmimorpha longicaudata isolate KC_UGA_2023 chromosome 19, iyDiaLong2, whole genome shotgun sequence:
GAACAGCGATTTGAacttggaggagatttagagACTCGTAGAGAGCACAGATACCTTCCAGCAGCAGACCAGACAGGGTCTTCCACTGCTCGTAACCGCgctccaagtccaactcaTGAACATCTAATAACGCGTTACTGACCCACTCGCGCAAGGAGTGTATACTATTAAGAGCAAATATATATGTAGTATCGGAGATTTTTAGAcgtagttttattattattttattaaggtAGAACCCacgcactctcactaatggcgcctagGCCATTagcagctggcccactccgccacgtttggggaattcccCATAGACGGAAAATGGCAAagagggccccataacggtggTGGGAGAAGAGGCCCAGagggaggaatcgggggtgccaaGGGTATTTTTGTTAAGAGGAGTAGTTAGTATGTAGTAAGTAGTTGAGGGGGAGAGTACTGAGTAGAGAGCACGTGTAGAAGTAGAATCGAGGAGTGACAGAAGTTTATTCGACGACGATTAGTTAGATTTAGACGTTTtcgttttcaattaataagtGTCGGAAAACTTTAAGTGTATAGTGTTTTTGTAAAACCTagtgttttttatgaataatataatttactagaaatcaaactgtttttatctttttaaaaaagtatccccacatatatatatatatatatatatatatatatgtttgTCTATTGGTGACTTTGAGGACGGAAAACATAACCTCTGTATAGAAATGTTCAAACAATATATTTGGCTCATATACACAACGCAAAACTACTATCCGCGGATTTTTCACCTTCtttcaacttttttaattgaatatacTATCAAAGGTATCATTCGAGGTCTATTAATTATTGGTTACTACGGGGACTCATAAGTACATCGATTAAACGACTTCTATCGGGACATTATATAGAATGTGAAATTGATGCCACGATGATTTCGAGGACCTATATGCTCATCCATCAAATGGTTCATACGAAGCGCCAATGCCCACCATATATATACACTTTAGGACGCTGAGCAGGTTCTGTATATTAGGAAAGTAtgcgatgatttttattgcgaTAGTCAATAGTCAATAATTCGGTCGAATCATGTGGTTGATGAAGGGTTGAACACTCCTCCCTCCTAATGCTTATCGTAAgtgatgacaattttttcgCTGTCACGGGGGTCCTTAGCCCCTGTATACCGTTCCAACCAAACCGTTTTATTCACTCGAATCCAGAGATCCAACCTTGGTATTATTTTCAGGATTTGAATGGTCAACAATGatcgtttaaaaataaaaaaaattagatacacatataaaatgaatCATGGTGTAGAGAAATAGTTCTAACTGAATTTATTAGATTTCCTATTCACACTTCTATGTAATTGCAACGATCTATTGCGAGAGCGGGTCTCTGTAATCACCATTCTATGGAAGTCTCCATAATATACGTTAGGTAAAAATAATGTCCCCATAATATACGAACTGCAAACACTCTGTCCCTGTAACTACCCTTCTATAGACATGTTTTCGTATTCAACGTGGAGTATAATTAATCGGTGTTTTTCTCAATGAAATGACCATGAGGAACCGCGAAAGTCTTCTCCCTTCGGtccataataattttttgtgatcGAGATGTCTCCTCGCTATCCTATAGCGTTGATTTTGAATTAAACTAATCCTTCTGACTGAACTTAGAGCTATTGCATCGGGCTAATTGGGATGATTTGGATAGTGAAACAAGAATAGTGAAGTGGTGAAATGATTCGAACtaaatttgattgatttctTATCCAGACTTCTATGCAATTGCAACGATCTATTGTGAGAGTGGGTCTCTGTAATCACCATTCTATGGAAGTCTCCATAAGATACGTTTAGTGAATATAATGTCCTCATAGCATACATTCTACAAACACTCTGTCCCTGTAACTACCCTTCTATAGACATGTTTTCGTACTAATCGTGGAGTATAATTAATCGGTGTTTTTCTCAATGAAATGACCATGAGGAACCGCGAAAGTCTTCTCCCTTCGGtccataataattttttgtgatcGAGATGTCTCCTCGCTATCCTATAGCGTTGATTTTGAATTAAACTAATCCTTCTGACTGAACTTAGAGCTATTGCATCGGGCTAATTGGGATGATTTGGATAGTGAAACAAGAATAGTGAAGTGGTGAAATGATTCGAACtaaatttgattgatttctTATCCAGACTTCTATGCAATTGCAACGATCTATTGTGAGAGTGGGTCTCTGTAATCACCATTCTATGGAAGTCTCCATAAGATACGTTTAGTGAATATAATGTCCTCATAGCATACATTCTACAAACACTCTGTCCCTGTAACTACCCTTCTATAGACATGTTTTCGTACTAATCGTGGAGTATAATTAATCGGTGTTTTTCTCAATGAAATGACCATGAGGAACCGCGAAAGTCTTCTCCCTTCGGtccataataattttttgtgatcGAGATATCTTCTCGCTATCCTATAGCGTTGATTTTGAATTAAACTAATCCTTCTGACTGAACTTAGAGCTATTGCATCGGGCTAATTGGGATGATTTGGATAGTGAAACAAGAATAGTGAAGTGGTGAAATGATTCGAACtaaatttgattgatttctTATCCAGACTTCTATGCAATTGCAACGATCTATTGTGAGAGTGGGTCTCTGTAATCACCATTCTATGGAAGTCTCCATAAGATACGTTTAGTGAATATAATGTCCTCATAGCATACATTCTACAAACACTCTGTCCCTGTAACTACCCTTCTATAGACATGTTTTCGTACTAATCGTGGAGTATAATTAATCGGTGTTTTTATCAATGAAATGACCATGAGGAACCGCGAAAGTCTTCTCCCTTCGGtccataataattttttgtgatcGAGATATCTTCTCGCTATCCTATAACGTTGATTTTGAATTAGACTAATCCTTCTGACTGAACTTAGAGCTATTGCATCGGGCTAATTGGGATGATTTGGATAGTGAAACAAGAATAGTGAAGTGGTGAAATGATTCGAACtaaatttgattgatttctTATCCAGACTTCTATGCAATTGCAACGATCTATTGTGAGAGTGGGTCTCTGTAATCACCATTCTATGGAAGTCTCCATAAGATACGTTTAGTGAATATAATGTCCTCATAGCATACATTCTACAAACACTCTGTCCCTGTAACTACCCTTCTATAGACATGTTTTCGTACTAATCGTGGAGTATAATTAATCGGTGTTTTTCTCAATGAAATGACCATGAGGAACCGCGAAAGTCTTCTTCCTTCGGtccataataattttttgtgatcGAGATATCTCCTCGCTATCCTATAGCGTTGATTTTGAATTAAACTAATCCTTCGGACAGAACCGAGAGATATGGCATTGGGATAATTATGATAGTTTGGATAGTGAGACATAAATAGTGCAAGAGTGGAATAATTCCAactgaattcaattaatttactaTCCGAACTTCTATGTTTTTGCAACGGCGTATTGGGAGGGCGAGTTCCTATAATCGCCATTCGATGGATGTCTCCATAAGATACGTtagggaaaaataatgtccCCATAATATACGTTAGGATACGTcatagatatatatattttttttattaacgcTGCAACATAGATATATTTTCTCTGAATGAGAACTTAAAGAGAAATTACAGTATTTTTCAACGTCTAATCTTACAATATCTATGGTTATTCACAACGAATGAAGAGTAAAACATGAAACGATTAATTATCTTTCCATACCagtatggagagaaaaaaatgtagaaaatacTGGAGAATGAGGAATGCCAAATCATTCTCCCTTTGTCTGAGCTTGCACAACTTTTTTCTCAATGAGCATTTCTTTTCGAACTATGAGAAATAATGAAGGAGAAATCATTCATcgaagaaataataatcattaCTGACTATCAAAATTAAAGCTAAGGAAACGGAGAGAACAACTCTTAACCCATGGAATTCTTCTTCTTCTGCGTGTGCAACCACGATCTTAACTGAGGCACCGTACGTCCTTTCAAACAGGGACTCGAATCAATGACTTTCTGCATTTCTATTCCCGTTGGAATTTTTCCTGCAGCCAGCTTCTTCCTAAACGTAGACAATACAGTTTTCCGTTGGTTCTCGCTCCATCGTCTCGGTGTCGCAGGATTGAGGCTGGAGTGGCCGAATGATTGATCAGATTTGCCGGTGAAACCGTTGCTGGAAGTACTGGGTTCGTCATGGATGTCTCCGCGGGAGGAGCTCAGCCTCGAGGTACTTGGGACATGGATACCATCATCATCTGAATCATCAGATTCACCAAACCCTTGAGCAGTATTAAGAATCTTCGAGATCTTCACAATATCTGTTTCCAGCACAGGTTGGCGATAAAtgtttttgtgaatattttcatgGTGGCCCATAAAATTTGCGATATCTGTAACCTCGCCTCTTGTTAGATTGAGGTTTATACATCTAGTAGCAATGTGTTTCCTTAGTTGGGTACCACGTAAGGCGCTGGGAATCTCAGCCCCACACTTTGTGGAATATTCCCTCATAAGGTCACAGGCCCTATGATAACGTAGACGATCCTTATCTGTTGATGGCAAGCCAAACAAGTAGTCATTCTTTGGTGGGACACCTGCCTGTTCTCGATGGGAAATTATGAGTTCCAAACATTCCAGTACCTCATTGTCCACTAATACCGGTACGCCTCGACCAAGCTTTCCTCTGATTTCAAACCTGACATACTTTTGTGCTAGTCGTTTTCCCTCTTCACTCAAAGCATTATATGCTTCTTTGTTTGCTGAATGATTCAGACCTTTGTAGCTGCGGAAATCTTCTAGGAGTATTCGTTCAGTTTCCCCTGGTCGACGACGATTGAATATCTGTAGAGATAGTAAGGACATTTTACCTAGCTGATTCCAAACTTCAAATGAAAATCCTTCTTGGAGATCGGAAAGACATTTACATCGTTCAGTTGTgatcaaattgaataattttttgatgtcCTCAGTTGTGGGTAGAATCACTTCTTTTCGACGATTGTTTCGTGTCTGTGTCTCGGTAACCACTCGATTGATGCTGGTTCCGAAATCCTCGGACAAtaactttagaaaatcttcAACTCGTCTCTGCTGTTCAACATGCTCCATCTTAATGCACTCAGATCTCAAGCAATCGCCTACATGCTTCAATAATGTACCCAAATTAGAGGCAACTGCTGGGGTTTTAAATGTTCTGCTCACTTCATCAAATCCTGCGACTACTCGAACAGCTTCTATGGAGTTGTCGTAGAACCGAGGATTgaaaatatcagaaaattctgaaattcgATTGTCTATTGACCTTATTGTCAATAGAAATCGACCTAGAAGACGTAGTCTGGCTCTAATCATTTGGTACAAATGATGATTAGTGCCATATTTTTGGCACTGTTTATTGGCAAAAATTGTGATCAACAAATCATAGCGAATGCAACGAACCACCTCATCTTCACGCATGTAAGGAAAAATGTATGCTCTCACATCACGACTTGCCCTCTCGTTTACGCGAGCAGCGATTTTCCTCCCTTTAACCATGGCAACCCGTTCGCGTCTCCCATCACGCTTAGTGCACCGACGGAAATGATGACGTAAATCACTCCTAGCGTATTGCCCTTTACAATTACCACACGTGATATAATCTTCGgcagtttttttcattcggaTATTAGGTCGCCTGGTAACAAGCAATTTTCCAGTGTTATATCTCTTATCCGTATTGTGCAAATAGTCTCCATTCTTCCGGATTGTAGCAATGATTTGCTGCCTCTCCTTGCTCTTTGGGGGAAGCTGGATAAATTTTTTGACATCCTCCTCATCATGATGTTTGTGTTCTATGTGTCTAGCTAGTTTCGATTGCATTTTCTGACAATAcaaacaaaaatgttttttcgtgACCGATGCAGCTGGATCCACCCTCAGTTCTCTGTCATCTGGCGCAGAAAGTACTGGATTATCTCCCAAAGTGATATTCAGTGATTCACGAGATACGTTTCGTTTTGTGACGCCTTTATTTTGAACAACATCTTCCTCATCCGAAACTAGATCCATGTCCCCGTCTTCGTCCGATGATGGTTCTGCTCTTGGCAcgtaatcatcatcaccatcatCCCTCGATTCGTCAGATTCGCTCCATTGAGTTTCCCTATCGCTCTGAATCACTTCTCTGTTGCTCTCAATATTGCCCTTGAGGCTTGGTGATATTTCAGGTTCATTCATGGTGGAATGATGCACGGGGTCTCCTAATGCATCAGTGGGAGATTCATCGATTTTCTGGGAGTCCTCATTAGGAAAACGTAATTGACGTTTAGCGCTTGTAGATGTCCTTGTCTCAGGAAATATCTTGACCTTGGGAAAGTTGATAATTTCCACTTTTTCTATCCAATTCTTGCGTGGCTTTGGGTCCTTCTTCGCTGTGATTGGAGCATTCACCATCGACTCCGTTGTGGAAGGTGCTCGCTGATCAGGATGCATTTCCCCAGGAGGAGAGGCAGGATATGAATCGATGTCTTGGAATACCGTAAAATGGAAAGGATTGATTTTACGTTCTGCTTGCTCAGATATTCCGGTATTGAAATTATCCACCAGTTTCTCAAATGCCGAGGTGCTTAGAGGAGTTTCAGTCAGCGAGAAATTCACGTTGGGCAACAATTGAATTCCGTCAGGAGCTGGAATAGAATATTGCAGTAGTCCATCGATGTTGGTAGAAAGTTGACGGTCTCCATCTTTCTGATACTTCAGTGTGGTTGAAGGAGTTAATATTATTGTTCCTTCcgtttccccaattttttctgGTGGAACAGGAGAATTTGAGTATCCACTTTTCTTCAAATCCAGCTCTTCAACCGACTGCTGTGTTGCCTTGACTCCTGGATATTCGTCCTGAAATGTTTCCATTATCGATGTATTATCGCTTTGATCTTTATTGATTTGGGGGGTGGACAATACCTTCGCAACTATTTCGACTAAAGTTGGCACGATGGTTCTTTCAGTGCCATTTCGAACGTTCTTCCGAATCATGGTACTGTCGGCTATATCACTAGTATGAGGTGGAGGTAAGGACATAGGCTTCATGATCTCAACGGCTGGTGCCTGAAGATCTGGTATCGAAGGCTGAAGAGCCTCGAAACCTGTGACGGCAGCTGGTGGGGGAGGATTCGTCACCTGCTCCAATTGGTTACCAGTTGCGTTGTAGTTGACCTTCTTCATATCATTATGAATGTCTGATATAGGAAGGATAGTTTCTTGAACCTTCAGATGTGAGTCATTTACCTTGGAGATGGCATCGGTATCTGTATTATTCACGTGGAATGAGGATACTTGCTTAGAAGCAATAGTTTCAGAGGATGAAATATTGCGATGAAGCTTCAAAGCTTGAAGGACGTCGCTAGTTTGGCAGTCGACTTCAGGTCGATTGTTGTTGAGATCATCGCCATCAGTGTTCGTCTCGATTGATGTCCCCGTGGCTATCTCCCCAGATACCGGAAGAATTTTCTTTATGGTGTTGAGATCATATGGACATTCTGATGATATTGTGTTTTTTGGGGAATCCGAATATGATTcgtgcactttttttttgcttttctgACTTGATTCAGTGGAAGcattggtgattttttttgttttctgcGTGTGCAACCAGCTTCTCATTTGAGGGACAGTGCGATGCTTCAAACAGCTATTGCTGTATATGAGAGTCTGCATCTGAGCCCCTGATGGAATTTTTCCGACCATCAACATATTATTGAAGGCTGATAGAACTGTTGAACGCTCGTCGTCGGTCCAGGTGATTCTAGGGTCCACAAAAACTGTAGAATTGTCGTTCTCCATCTTGGATGATGATTCTTCCCTGTCATCACTCTCTCCAGGATTTATGAGCGGTAAATTGAGTGGCTCGATTGGAGATAAGGAATTCATATTTGAAGTTTTTTCCAGTTTCATGAATTTTGAAGCATGATCTGTGGAGGAAATTGCATCATTAGATTGATTGGCTACGGTGGAATAGAAAGTTTACATTATTGACTGAAGAATAATCTGTCATATCAATCGCATCAATGTTCAGCTAGTCCAAATCACTGAGTATCATGTATTTCccgtggaaattattgaatagaaaattgtttattggagattttttctcccacccaaatttcagccaatagaattgcaccatttgttgatattttgtatagcctacctggaatttcagcgattatttttcccacccaaatttcagccaatagaattgcaccatttgttgatattttgtatagcctacctcgaatatcagcgataattttttgaatattttgataaacaaacgacacctaaccaaataaacctcttttcatgtcatggcacaattctcttggccgaaatttggataggaaaaataatcccctgaataccactcgagcttcaaaattatagaatatttccctctaggttccctctAGGTtaggaaatattcgataattttgaagcacttgtggtattatatgtgaatatttgatgatattggagaaaaattttaataatgaatTCCCAAAAATAGAAATGGAATCATTCAGTATTGACGGGATCAAACGAGTGGAGTCatcacaaattgaaaatttgtttcaatggaaatatttccgGATCCATCATTTATTTCGAACTAAACCAATTAATTCGATCAAAACCGAAGTGGGTCCCTGAAACCAACCTTTCATGAATGTCTCCATAAGATACGTTTAGTGAATATATTGTCCTCATAATACACGTATGACAAATACTATATCCCCGTAACAACCCTTCTATAGACATATTTTCGTACTAATCGAagagcataattttttaaatcgaaaGTTTGTTCcaatggaaatatttccggatccattatttatttagaattAAACCAATTCATTCAATCGCCCCCAGAGTAGGTCCTCGTAATCAACATTTCATGAATGTCCCCATAAGATACGTTTGGTGAATATATTGTCCTTATAATATACGTATTATAAATACTCTGTCCCTGTAACAACCCTTCTACAGACATATTGTCGTGCTAATCGAAGAGTAGACATAATTGGTGTTTTTCATGAGTGCTCTCCATAGATTTCATGTTTATGTACAGAGCAAACATCCGTAAAAATTTCACCATCTCCTTGCCGACACGAGATAACCTCGTAAAGCGATTGTGATAGAAAAATGACTTTTATTAGTGGACTTTTCTCACCAAAGAATCCTTCCAGATCATCCAAATGATCCACGGTTAAAGCGCGAATACGGGTTCCTCCATTCAGTGGGTTAGGCAGAACGCTCTTGTCCACGAACAGAAAACGATTCCCTGGAAGAAAAACATCATGAGTATTGAGAGTTGGAGGAATTTGGGATGCGAAGGATGACGAGCATCTCGTTTTGGTCAATTTTACCTGTATCTTGAGCCATTTCTTTGGACACTTGAGCGTAAGTTAGTTCTGATGGGCTGCAGCACACCCAGTACTCGCCAGTTTCGTCGATTGTACCCTCTGCAGTAGACTTTAATTTGAccaaaatttcctcatttcctGAAGAAAAAACAAAGATCGAATTTCCAAGGAACATCGCGC
Proteins encoded in this window:
- the LOC135171231 gene encoding uncharacterized protein LOC135171231 isoform X2: MGVLSLFTDAIYYISDQKHVFIRGKKCSVKYSDNRKYAARVLAVSRNEEILVKLKSTAEGTIDETGEYWVCCSPSELTYAQVSKEMAQDTGNRFLFVDKSVLPNPLNGGTRIRALTVDHLDDLEGFFDHASKFMKLEKTSNMNSLSPIEPLNLPLINPGESDDREESSSKMENDNSTVFVDPRITWTDDERSTVLSAFNNMLMVGKIPSGAQMQTLIYSNSCLKHRTVPQMRSWLHTQKTKKITNASTESSQKSKKKVHESYSDSPKNTISSECPYDLNTIKKILPVSGEIATGTSIETNTDGDDLNNNRPEVDCQTSDVLQALKLHRNISSSETIASKQVSSFHVNNTDTDAISKVNDSHLKVQETILPISDIHNDMKKVNYNATGNQLEQVTNPPPPAAVTGFEALQPSIPDLQAPAVEIMKPMSLPPPHTSDIADSTMIRKNVRNGTERTIVPTLVEIVAKDEYPGVKATQQSVEELDLKKSGYSNSPVPPEKIGETEGTIILTPSTTLKYQKDGDRQLSTNIDGLLQYSIPAPDGIQLLPNVNFSLTETPLSTSAFEKLVDNFNTGISEQAERKINPFHFTVFQDIDSYPASPPGEMHPDQRAPSTTESMVNAPITAKKDPKPRKNWIEKVEIINFPKVKIFPETRTSTSAKRQLRFPNEDSQKIDESPTDALGDPVHHSTMNEPEISPSLKGNIESNREVIQSDRETQWSESDESRDDGDDDYVPRAEPSSDEDGDMDLVSDEEDVVQNKGVTKRNVSRESLNITLGDNPVLSAPDDRELRVDPAASVTKKHFCLYCQKMQSKLARHIEHKHHDEEDVKKFIQLPPKSKERQQIIATIRKNGDYLHNTDKRYNTGKLLVTRRPNIRMKKTAEDYITCGNCKGQYARSDLRHHFRRCTKRDGRRERVAMVKGRKIAARVNERASRDVRAYIFPYMREDEVVRCIRYDLLITIFANKQCQKYGTNHHLYQMIRARLRLLGRFLLTIRSIDNRISEFSDIFNPRFYDNSIEAVRVVAGFDEVSRTFKTPAVASNLGTLLKHVGDCLRSECIKMEHVEQQRRVEDFLKLLSEDFGTSINRVVTETQTRNNRRKEVILPTTEDIKKLFNLITTERCKCLSDLQEGFSFEVWNQLGKMSLLSLQIFNRRRPGETERILLEDFRSYKGLNHSANKEAYNALSEEGKRLAQKYVRFEIRGKLGRGVPVLVDNEVLECLELIISHREQAGVPPKNDYLFGLPSTDKDRLRYHRACDLMREYSTKCGAEIPSALRGTQLRKHIATRCINLNLTRGEVTDIANFMGHHENIHKNIYRQPVLETDIVKISKILNTAQGFGESDDSDDDGIHVPSTSRLSSSRGDIHDEPSTSSNGFTGKSDQSFGHSSLNPATPRRWSENQRKTVLSTFRKKLAAGKIPTGIEMQKVIDSSPCLKGRTVPQLRSWLHTQKKKNSMG
- the LOC135171231 gene encoding uncharacterized protein LOC135171231 isoform X1 produces the protein MGVLSLFTDAIYYISDQKHVFIRGKKCSVKYSDNRKYAARVLAVSRNEEILVKLKSTAEGTIDETGEYWVCCSPSELTYAQVSKEMAQDTGNRFLFVDKSVLPNPLNGGTRIRALTVDHLDDLEGFFDHASKFMKLEKTSNMNSLSPIEPLNLPLINPGESDDREESSSKMENDNSTVFVDPRITWTDDERSTVLSAFNNMLMVGKIPSGAQMQTLIYSNSCLKHRTVPQMRSWLHTQKTKKITNASTESSQKSKKKVHESYSDSPKNTISSECPYDLNTIKKILPVSGEIATGTSIETNTDGDDLNNNRPEVDCQTSDVLQALKLHRNISSSETIASKQVSSFHVNNTDTDAISKVNDSHLKVQETILPISDIHNDMKKVNYNATGNQLEQVTNPPPPAAVTGFEALQPSIPDLQAPAVEIMKPMSLPPPHTSDIADSTMIRKNVRNGTERTIVPTLVEIVAKVLSTPQINKDQSDNTSIMETFQDEYPGVKATQQSVEELDLKKSGYSNSPVPPEKIGETEGTIILTPSTTLKYQKDGDRQLSTNIDGLLQYSIPAPDGIQLLPNVNFSLTETPLSTSAFEKLVDNFNTGISEQAERKINPFHFTVFQDIDSYPASPPGEMHPDQRAPSTTESMVNAPITAKKDPKPRKNWIEKVEIINFPKVKIFPETRTSTSAKRQLRFPNEDSQKIDESPTDALGDPVHHSTMNEPEISPSLKGNIESNREVIQSDRETQWSESDESRDDGDDDYVPRAEPSSDEDGDMDLVSDEEDVVQNKGVTKRNVSRESLNITLGDNPVLSAPDDRELRVDPAASVTKKHFCLYCQKMQSKLARHIEHKHHDEEDVKKFIQLPPKSKERQQIIATIRKNGDYLHNTDKRYNTGKLLVTRRPNIRMKKTAEDYITCGNCKGQYARSDLRHHFRRCTKRDGRRERVAMVKGRKIAARVNERASRDVRAYIFPYMREDEVVRCIRYDLLITIFANKQCQKYGTNHHLYQMIRARLRLLGRFLLTIRSIDNRISEFSDIFNPRFYDNSIEAVRVVAGFDEVSRTFKTPAVASNLGTLLKHVGDCLRSECIKMEHVEQQRRVEDFLKLLSEDFGTSINRVVTETQTRNNRRKEVILPTTEDIKKLFNLITTERCKCLSDLQEGFSFEVWNQLGKMSLLSLQIFNRRRPGETERILLEDFRSYKGLNHSANKEAYNALSEEGKRLAQKYVRFEIRGKLGRGVPVLVDNEVLECLELIISHREQAGVPPKNDYLFGLPSTDKDRLRYHRACDLMREYSTKCGAEIPSALRGTQLRKHIATRCINLNLTRGEVTDIANFMGHHENIHKNIYRQPVLETDIVKISKILNTAQGFGESDDSDDDGIHVPSTSRLSSSRGDIHDEPSTSSNGFTGKSDQSFGHSSLNPATPRRWSENQRKTVLSTFRKKLAAGKIPTGIEMQKVIDSSPCLKGRTVPQLRSWLHTQKKKNSMG